The following proteins are encoded in a genomic region of Gossypium hirsutum isolate 1008001.06 chromosome D05, Gossypium_hirsutum_v2.1, whole genome shotgun sequence:
- the LOC107906787 gene encoding probable xyloglucan glycosyltransferase 5, with protein sequence MAPGLDFSDWGAKETRKGTPVVVKMENPNYSVVEIEDPDAAFRPVEKSRGKNAKQVTWVLLLKAHRAVGCVAWIATLFWALLGTIKKRLIFRHDVDMASEKLGKGKLLFTVIKAFLVTSLTILAFEIIAYFNGWHYFQNPSLHIPRTSEIQGLFHLVYVTWLWFRADYIAPLIQALSKFCVALFLIQSADRMVLCLGCFWIKYKKIKPRIEGNPFKSNDVEGSGYDYPMVLVQIPMCNEREVYEQSISAVCQLDWPKDRLLIQVLDDSDDESIQCLIKAEVATSNQRGINIIYRHRLIRTGYKAGNLKSAMSCEYVQAYEFVAIFDADFQPNPDFLKQTVPHFKDNPELGLVQARWTFVNKDENLLTRLQNINLCFHFEVEQQVNSVFLNFFGFNGTAGVWRIRALEESGGWLERTTVEDMDIAVRAHLNGWKFIFLNDVKVLCEVPESYEAYRKQQHRWHSGPMHLFRLCLPAIITSKIAIWKKANLILLFFLLRKLILPFYSFTLFCIILPLTMFVPEAELPVWVICYVPVFMSFLNILPAPKSFPFIVPYLLFENTMSVTKFNAMVSGLFKLGSSYEWVVTKKAGRSSESDLLAAAERESKTTNQLQIQRGASESELTELNRLKAAPVPVKRVNKIYRKELTLAFLLLTASVRSLLSAQGVHFYFLLFQGVTFLLVGLDLIGEQMS encoded by the exons ATGGCTCCGGGATTAGATTTCTCAGATTGGGGGGCAAAGGAGACGAGGAAAGGGACACCGGTGGTAGTGAAAATGGAGAACCCAAACTACTCGGTGGTAGAAATCGAGGACCCAGATGCTGCATTCAGGCCTGTGGAAAAGAGCAGAGGGAAAAATGCAAAGCAAGTGACATGGGTTTTGCTTCTCAAGGCTCATCGTGCTGTCGGCTGTGTCGCTTGGATAGCTACACTGTTCTGGGCATTGCTTGGAACCATAAAGAAAAGGTTGATCTTCAGGCACGATGTTGACATGGCAAGTGAAAAGTTGGGGAAAGGGAAACTGCTCTTCACTGTCATTAAAGCCTTTCTGGTGACTTCCTTGACAATCCTAGCTTTTGAGATTATTGCTTATTTCAATGGTTGGCATTATTTTCAGAACCCCAGTTTGCACATTCCCAGAACCAGTGAAATCCAGGGACTGTTCCACTTGGTTTACGTCACTTGGTTGTGGTTTCGGGCCGATTACATTGCACCATTAATCCAAGCCTTGTCTAAATTCTGTGTAGCTCTATTCCTTATCCAATCTGCAGACCGTATGGTACTTTGCTTAGGCTGCTTTTGGATTAAATACAAGAAGATTAAGCCGAGAATTGAGGGGAATCCATTCAAGTCAAATGATGTCGAGGGATCTGGTTACGACTACCCCATGGTTCTTGTTCAAATCCCAATGTGTAACGAGAGGGAG GTATATGAGCAGTCTATCTCTGCTGTCTGCCAACTTGATTGGCCAAAGGACCGATTATTGATTCAGGTTCTGGATGATTCCGATGATGAAAGCATCCAGTGTTTAATTAAAGCAGAGGTTGCTACATCGAACCAAAGGGGTATCAACATAATTTATAGACATCGGTTAATAAGAACTGGTTACAAGGCTGGGAATCTTAAGTCTGCAATGAGCTGCGAGTATGTACAGGCCTATGAGTTTGTAGCAATATTCGATGCTGATTTCCAACCTAACCCTGATTTTCTAAAGCAAACAGTTCCACATTTCAAG GACAATCCCGAGTTAGGGTTAGTTCAGGCTAGATGGACTTTTGTGAACAAGGATGAGAATTTGTTGACTCGTCTCCAGAACATTAATTTATGTTTCCACTTTGAAGTTGAACAGCAAGTAAATagtgtatttttaaatttctttggtTTTAACGGAACTGCTGGTGTTTGGAGAATTAGAGCTCTTGAGGAATCCGGAGGCTGGCTTGAAAGGACTACTGTAGAGGACATGGACATAGCTGTTCGTGCGCATCTTAATGGTTGGAAGTTCATCTTCCTAAATGATGTGAAG GTCCTTTGTGAAGTCCCCGAGTCTTATGAAGCATACAGGAAGCAACAACATCGATGGCATTCGGGACCAATGCACCTATTCCGCTTATGCCTTCCAGCAATCATAACTTCCAAG ATAGCAATATGGAAGAAAGCAAATTTAATACTTCTGTTCTTTTTATTGAGGAAGCTTATCCTTCCCTTCTACTCCTTCACATTGTTTTGCATAATTCTTCCTCTCACCATGTTTGTACCAGAGGCTGAGCTCCCTGTTTGGGTCATTTGTTATGTACCTGTTTTTATGTCTTTCCTCAACATTCTTCCAGCCCCCAAATCATTCCCTTTCATTGTCCCTTACCTTCTATTCGAGAACACCATGTCTGTGACCAAATTCAATGCAATGGTATCTGGGTTATTCAAGTTGGGTAGCTCCTATGAGTGGGTTGTCACCAAAAAGGCTGGCAGGTCATCAGAATCTGACTTATTGGCTGCTGCTGAGAGGGAATCAAAGACAACAAACCAGCTGCAAATCCAGAGAGGAGCTTCTGAAAGTGAGCTAACTGAACTAAACCGATTGAAGGCGGCCCCTGTTCCTGTTAAGAGGGTGAATAAGATATACAGGAAAGAACTCACTCTGGCGTTCCTCCTACTCACAGCTTCAGTTAGGAGCCTGTTATCGGCACAAGGAGTACATTTCTACTTCCTCCTCTTCCAAGGGGTGACTTTTCTCCTAGTCGGTCTGGATTTAATAGGAGAGCAGATGAGCTAG
- the LOC107906790 gene encoding mitochondrial Rho GTPase 1 isoform X2, giving the protein MNSFLGRPYLDSYSPTADEQYAVNVVELPGGIKKTLFLLEIHEDGVSKLLSSKESLAPCDIAVFVYDSSDESSWKRATELLMDVAGDGEDTSYEVPCLIVAAKDDLDSFPMAIQNSTRVSQDMGIEAPIPISSKLSDFNNIFRRIVNAAEHPHLSIPETEAGRSRKQYHRLINRSLMVVSAIVGFAAYHVYAARKNASS; this is encoded by the exons ATGAATTCTTTTCTTGGCAG GCCCTATTTGGATTCATATTCTCCAACTGCTGATGAGCAATACGCTGTGAATGTTGTGGAATTACCTGGG GGAATAAAGAAAACTCTATTCTTGCTAGAAATCCATGAGGACGGAGTTTCAAAATTGCTGTCTAGTAAAGAGTCACTGGCTCCTTGTGACATAGCTGTATTTGTTTATGACAG TTCTGATGAGTCTTCATGGAAGAGAGCAACTGAATTGCTCATGGATGTTGCTGGTGATGGTGAAGACACTAGTTATGAGGTGCCCTGCCTCATTGTTGCTGCTAAAGATGATCTAGATTCATTTCCAATGGCAATACAGAATTCTACCAGG GTTAGCCAGGATATGGGGATAGAGGCACCTATACCTATCagctcaaaattgagtgatttcaATAACATATTTCGAAGGATAGTAAATGCAGCTGAGCATCCTCACTTGAGCATTCCTGAAACTGAGGCTGGGAGAAGCCGTAAGCAGTACCATCGGCTCATAAACCGATCTCTCATGGTTGTTTCAG CCATTGTTGGATTTGCAGCTTACCACGTATATGCTGCTAGGAAGAATGCTTCTAGTTGA
- the LOC107906790 gene encoding mitochondrial Rho GTPase 1 isoform X1 → MNSFLGRPYLDSYSPTADEQYAVNVVELPGGIKKTLFLLEIHEDGVSKLLSSKESLAPCDIAVFVYDSSDESSWKRATELLMDVAGDGEDTSYEVPCLIVAAKDDLDSFPMAIQNSTRVSQDMGIEAPIPISSKLSDFNNIFRRIVNAAEHPHLSIPETEAGRSRKQYHRLINRSLMVVSGMLIVWHLTTVLFLMHLKLGVVENVGDHGWIF, encoded by the exons ATGAATTCTTTTCTTGGCAG GCCCTATTTGGATTCATATTCTCCAACTGCTGATGAGCAATACGCTGTGAATGTTGTGGAATTACCTGGG GGAATAAAGAAAACTCTATTCTTGCTAGAAATCCATGAGGACGGAGTTTCAAAATTGCTGTCTAGTAAAGAGTCACTGGCTCCTTGTGACATAGCTGTATTTGTTTATGACAG TTCTGATGAGTCTTCATGGAAGAGAGCAACTGAATTGCTCATGGATGTTGCTGGTGATGGTGAAGACACTAGTTATGAGGTGCCCTGCCTCATTGTTGCTGCTAAAGATGATCTAGATTCATTTCCAATGGCAATACAGAATTCTACCAGG GTTAGCCAGGATATGGGGATAGAGGCACCTATACCTATCagctcaaaattgagtgatttcaATAACATATTTCGAAGGATAGTAAATGCAGCTGAGCATCCTCACTTGAGCATTCCTGAAACTGAGGCTGGGAGAAGCCGTAAGCAGTACCATCGGCTCATAAACCGATCTCTCATGGTTGTTTCAGGTATGCTGATTGTCTGGCATCTCACAACTGTTCTATTCTTAATGCACTTGAAACTTGGGGTTGTTGAAAATGTTGGTGACCATGGTTGGATTTTCTGA